A genome region from Leptodactylus fuscus isolate aLepFus1 chromosome 6, aLepFus1.hap2, whole genome shotgun sequence includes the following:
- the LOC142210213 gene encoding phospholipase A2 inhibitor 31 kDa subunit-like produces MDSRKRFVLYHFHFRLSLIPDRYEYYYFSTFFSSSPLRCYKCHARNSETCEHEIVECPKGERCMTISEDYKRNGTYHSIWKGCSRNVPCNVKPYGKANDEVYVMYNIKCCDEDCCNKEFYEMPPEEPPNGFVCPSCFVLGTTEECKPDNVTVCRGDQDKCLNFVGTVRKPDGVIISYAGKGCASPIGCRFAINQTVGVKALNTTVFECTSVSPRPSTDEEMEKIVLVP; encoded by the exons ATGGATTCTAGGAAGCGATTTGTTCTTTACCATTTCCATTTCCGTCTCTCTCTGATCCCAGACCGATATGAATATTACTATTTCTCTACTTTCTTCTCATCTTCCCCTCTCCGATGTTACAAGTGTCATGCAAGGAACTCAGAAACCTGTGAGCATGAAATAGTAGAATGTCCTAAGGGAGAGCGGTGTATGACAATCTCCGAGGACTACAAACGCA ATGGAACCTATCACTCCATATGGAAGGGTTGTTCTCGCAACGTACCATGTAATGTGAAGCCTTACGGAAAGGCAAACGATGAAGTCTATGTGATGTATAACATAAAGTGTTGCGATGAAGACTGCTGTAATAAGGAGTTCTATGAAA TGCCACCAGAGGAACCACCCAATGGGTTTGTATGCCCAAGCTGCTTTGTATTGGGCACCACAGAGGAATGTAAACCTGACAATGTAACTGTATGTCGAGGAGATCAAGACAAATGCTTGAATTTTGTCGGAACAGTCAGAAAACCAG ATGGCGTCATCATCAGTTACGCAGGCAAAGGATGTGCGTCCCCAATAGGGTGCAGATTTGCAATAAATCAGACGGTTGGAGTCAAAGCTCTCAACACGACAGTATTTGAGTGCACAAGTGTCTCCCCAAGACCTTCCACTGATGAAGAGATGGAAAAAATTGTTCTTGTACCATAA
- the LOC142210214 gene encoding phospholipase A2 inhibitor 31 kDa subunit-like: protein MKPLLISFFFLSLLLSIGAPLRCYKCHARNSETCEHEIVECPKGERCVTISEDYKRNGTYHSIWKGCSRNVPCNVKPYGKANDEVYVMYNIKCCDEDCCNKEFYEMPPEEPPNGFVCPSCFVLGTTEECKPDNVTVCRGDQDKCLNFVGTVRKPDGVIISYAGRGCASPIGCKFAINQTVGVKALNTTVFECTIQPELHYIQKVPGAELSQTDPDLLLCVFPGHRHNIKDSSPVQGAVIDKSQTQKIIRRK from the exons ATGAAGCCGCTTCTTATCAGTTTCTTCTTTCTTTCCCTGTTACTTTCCATTGGTG CCCCTCTCCGATGTTACAAGTGTCATGCAAGGAACTCAGAAACCTGTGAACATGAAATAGTAGAATGTCCTAAGGGAGAGCGGTGTGTGACAATCTCCGAGGACTACAAACGCA ATGGAACCTATCACTCCATATGGAAGGGATGTTCTCGCAACGTACCATGTAATGTGAAGCCTTACGGAAAGGCAAACGATGAAGTCTATGTGATGTATAACATAAAGTGTTGCGATGAAGACTGCTGTAATAAGGAGTTCTATGAAA TGCCACCAGAGGAACCACCCAATGGGTTTGTATGCCCAAGCTGCTTTGTATTGGGCACCACAGAGGAATGTAAACCTGACAACGTAACTGTATGTCGAGGAGATCAAGACAAATGCTTGAATTTTGTCGGAACAGTCAGAAAACCAG ATGGCGTCATCATCAGTTATGCAGGCAGAGGATGTGCGTCCCCCATAGGGTGCAAATTTGCAATAAATCAGACGGTTGGAGTCAAAGCTCTCAACACGACAGTATTTGAGTGCACAA TACAACCTGAGCTCCATTATATACAGAAAGTGCCAGGGGCTGAACTATCACAAACAGATCCAGACTTGTTACTTTGTGTCTTCCCCGGCCATAGACACAATATAAAGGACAGTTCTCCGGTACAAGGCGCTGTCATTGATAAGTCTCAGACACAGAAGATCATTCGCAGGAAATGA